Proteins found in one Phocoena sinus isolate mPhoSin1 chromosome 19, mPhoSin1.pri, whole genome shotgun sequence genomic segment:
- the USB1 gene encoding U6 snRNA phosphodiesterase isoform X2 — translation MGTRRMAVPGGSRGQSPLPSQKLPVPDSVLDMFPGTEERPADDSAKHGGRVRTFPHERGNWATHVYVPYEAREEFLDLLDVLLPHAQTYVPRLVRMEAFHLSLSQSVVLRHHWILPFVQALKDRVASFQRFCFTADRVKIYTNQEKTRTFVGLEVTSGHTQFLDLVSEVDRVMEEFDLTTFYQDPSFHISLAWCVGDAHLQLEGQCLRELQEIVGEFEDSQTLLRAHAEQIRCKSGNKFFSMPLK, via the exons ATGGGCACACGGAGGATGGCGGTTCCGGGAGGCTCCAG GGGCCAGAGCCCCCTTCCCAGCCAGAAGTTGCCAGTACCCGACAGTGTGCTGGACATGTTCCCAGGCACCGAGGAGAGGCCTGCGGATGATAGCGCAAAACATGGGGGCCGGGTGCGCACCTTTCCCCACGAGCGGGGCAACTGGGCCACCCACGTCTATGTACCAT ATGAAGCCAGGGAGGAGTTCCTGGACCTGCTTGACGTGCTGCTGCCCCACGCACAGACATACGTCCCCCGGCTGGTAAGGATGGAGGCCTTCCACCTCAGCCTGTCCCAGAGCGTGGTTCTGCGCCATCACTGGATCCTCCCCTTCGTGCAGGCTCTGAAAGACCGCGTGGCCTCCTTCCAGAG ATTCTGCTTTACTGCCGACCGGGTAAAGATTTACACCAATCAAGAGAAGACCAG GACCTTTGTTGGACTCGAGGTCACCTCGGGACACACCCAATTCCTGGACCTGGTTTCAGAGGTGGACAGGGTCATGGAGGAGTTTGACCTCACCACTTTCTACCAG GACCCCTCATTCCACATCAGTCTGGCCTGGTGCGTGGGTGATGCACATCTCCAGCTGGAAGGGCAGTGCCTACGGGAACTACAG GAAATCGTGGGTGAGTTTGAAGACTCCCAGACGTTGCTGCGTGCGCACGCCGAGCAGATCCGCTGCAAGTCTGGGAACAAATTCTTCTCGATGCCTCTGAAGTGA
- the USB1 gene encoding U6 snRNA phosphodiesterase isoform X1 produces the protein MSAAPLVGYSSSGSEDEAEAGARVRPGTRGCSRGQSPLPSQKLPVPDSVLDMFPGTEERPADDSAKHGGRVRTFPHERGNWATHVYVPYEAREEFLDLLDVLLPHAQTYVPRLVRMEAFHLSLSQSVVLRHHWILPFVQALKDRVASFQRFCFTADRVKIYTNQEKTRTFVGLEVTSGHTQFLDLVSEVDRVMEEFDLTTFYQDPSFHISLAWCVGDAHLQLEGQCLRELQEIVGEFEDSQTLLRAHAEQIRCKSGNKFFSMPLK, from the exons ATGAGTGCGGCGCCCCTGGTGGGCTACAGCAGCAGCGGCTCCGAGGATGAGGCTGAGGCCGGGGCCCGGGTCCGGCCGGGGACTAGAGGCTGCAGTCG GGGCCAGAGCCCCCTTCCCAGCCAGAAGTTGCCAGTACCCGACAGTGTGCTGGACATGTTCCCAGGCACCGAGGAGAGGCCTGCGGATGATAGCGCAAAACATGGGGGCCGGGTGCGCACCTTTCCCCACGAGCGGGGCAACTGGGCCACCCACGTCTATGTACCAT ATGAAGCCAGGGAGGAGTTCCTGGACCTGCTTGACGTGCTGCTGCCCCACGCACAGACATACGTCCCCCGGCTGGTAAGGATGGAGGCCTTCCACCTCAGCCTGTCCCAGAGCGTGGTTCTGCGCCATCACTGGATCCTCCCCTTCGTGCAGGCTCTGAAAGACCGCGTGGCCTCCTTCCAGAG ATTCTGCTTTACTGCCGACCGGGTAAAGATTTACACCAATCAAGAGAAGACCAG GACCTTTGTTGGACTCGAGGTCACCTCGGGACACACCCAATTCCTGGACCTGGTTTCAGAGGTGGACAGGGTCATGGAGGAGTTTGACCTCACCACTTTCTACCAG GACCCCTCATTCCACATCAGTCTGGCCTGGTGCGTGGGTGATGCACATCTCCAGCTGGAAGGGCAGTGCCTACGGGAACTACAG GAAATCGTGGGTGAGTTTGAAGACTCCCAGACGTTGCTGCGTGCGCACGCCGAGCAGATCCGCTGCAAGTCTGGGAACAAATTCTTCTCGATGCCTCTGAAGTGA